In Syngnathus typhle isolate RoL2023-S1 ecotype Sweden linkage group LG13, RoL_Styp_1.0, whole genome shotgun sequence, the sequence GAAAGTGCCTTGGTAGAGTGTGCGAGAGCCTTTAGATATGTGCAGTTCAGAAGTGTACTGTGTGAGAGTTATGGTTATAtatagttattattttttaatgatctAATTATTTTAAAGTATCAAATATacagaaatatatttaaatgtttaagtatttatttgtacacatacatgtatttattatcatttattatcagTAACAAAAAATTCGGAAATTCAGTCAATTTGAGGAAATGCTCTACGATTCAACTTTTGATTTCATATAGAATGGGATGTGAAAAGCAATATACAATTTTtaagaaaattattttttcaacatttttattctgAAATCACCTTGTGccataaaaaaatcattgcagGTAGATATGTGCAGTTCAGAAGTGTACTGTGTGAGAGTTATGGTTAAAtatagttattattttttaatgatctAATTATTTTAAAGTATCAAATATacagaaatatatttaaatgtttaagtatttatttgtacacatacatgtatttattatcatttattatcagTAACAAAAAATTCGGAAATTCAGTCAATTTGAGGAAATGCTCTACGATTCAACTTTTGATTTCATATAAAATGAAAAGCAATATACAATTTTtaagaaaattattttttcaacatttttattctgAAATCACCTTGTGccataaaaaaatcattgcagGTAGTGCAAAAGCAGCGCAAAAGCATCTTTTGCAGGTTTGCTTACCTTTCAGAGGCGGGCCTGTGTTGGAAAGTTGGCGTGGCGGAGGACTTTGCACGGTGTCAGCCGCTGTTGCGCATGCTGCTGATCCAGTTGAGGACCGCGCGGACGGTCCCTCTGTCCCCTCAAAGTCTCTTGGACGTGACCCCCTCGGGTCCCTATAAGAGGccactctctctccctcccgtgTTGCCCCCCACCCGGCATTCCTGTCGCGTCGCGCTCACATCCGAGCCGTCACCTCTGGAGCGGGACGCCGGGTTCTTACTGTGGCCGCCAAGAAGCGGGAGCTGGGTCGTGCACGTGGAGTGGCAATCGCACGTGCCCGCTGCCCCCGTCGCcccggaaacacacacacacacacacactcccctccAACTCCTGTAAAAAGAAGACACAaatgctctcttttttttttccatcgtcATTCATGAACAGGTTGGCCGGAACAGAGCGTCCCGTTTGAGTTGAAAGAGCGATCGTGAGGCGAATGTGTCTTCGGGATAAGCTGACCTGGCATGATTTAAGGGCATGCTCTCCCGAGGCCGTTCAATCCGTGCGCCGGCCCGCTTAACGTTTCTAGAAAGGAAGGCCTCATTCGGGACCACTGAAAAGACTCCacaaagttaaaaaataataataataattgcaaaACACAGTCACGCATTCCACTGATCACTTATGACAACTGCCACATTGcacaatagaagaaaaaaaaccatgaccGCCACCTTGCAAATCAGAATGCAATTGTACCGCTACTTATGAACCTTTCTGGATACGGACCGGAGCCTCGCAATTTTTTTGCATCTTCTCTCTAACCAATTTTTTACTTCCAAACCAAAGCACCAGCCACGCCCACCCCCTTACTACCTTGTCTCCTTTGCTCTGCCATTGTGTATAAACAAGACAGTAGCGGCTGAATTGTTTTCAATAGAAACATGAAGAGcacacttttgtgtttgtcaattTCCATCTTTAGAAGCTAGGTTACTTTTCTTCTTGTATTTACTCTTTTTAAGTTTCGCGGAAAAAAATTAAGTTCGTAAGCAGGGGCACCACTGTAATTCACAATTTATAGGGGCAGGCAGAAATCACGTTTTTCCTCAGAGTTGAGCTACCCATACTAGGCACTAGGAGGCGTGCTTACTTTAGACAACACagatgaatgcatgaatgagaGCAAAGTCACCACTAGGTGGCGGTAGTCCTCCAGGATTGTGTGCGCCTGTTTGTGTTTCAATGCAGCATACCTACTTTCATTTCTTGGAGGGAAAAAGGCTGATATAAAAACGTATTTGTTTGCATTTGCTGCGTTAAAAACGCGGTTAGTTGCATTGACGTTCAAAATATCCAAACATTTCATGTCCATTTTTGTACCTTTTGCGCAATGTGGGGTTTTTGTATATATCGCCTACATCCGTTTCATCAAGATATTGATGTTAATATTGATCAATCCTGGTGTTATGGAGATGCTCACTTTACTTTCAATTATTTCTTGCAGAATCGCACACTTCAAGCTTTGCTCTTGGGCATCGAGCAACTAGAAGTAtgtccacacacacatagtCCGACATGAGGGCTGAGGGGGGTCATCTTAATTGTGTTGCAGGGGCCGGACAACGCTGTCAGGGTTTGTGCGAACCATTCAGGCGAAACCCTTTGTGTACTACAAAAGGGCACTTACGTAACGTTTGGGAAAACCACAACAGGGCTTTGTGGAGAGCGGGTgggcgcgtgcacgcacacacacacagtcaaagGAACTTTATAATGTTTGGATTTTGAATTTCAAAGTCAGGTGACAAAACCCGCGTGTTTTTCTGTCCGTCTGTTTATCGATCGAGGAACAATCTGAAATCAGTACTTGTCATGAACACTTGTTGATACAGGATCATCGTAGATATTTCTTGTTTGATTATGTAAAGGAACAACGTTACCAAACAAacgaaaacatgacaaaaatacCTAATTCAGTTTGTTGTTGCCTCAGTGAGAATCCAATTGTTTCTATCGACCCAACTATCAGCCTATCCATCTTTCCCGTGACAGTTTTAGTTTGTACTCTTACTATAATACCCCTCTAAAATGGTTTGAAATGCCCCCACATTAACGCAATATGATTAGATAAAAGGACACGACGTTCCTAAAAAAATGTTAGTACAAAAGAGAAGCTGCCCGAACAGTTCTTCTGCCGACATCTTAAAATGACGAGTGGCTCTTGAACGCAGCGGCCCGGTGCGCCTGCGTTATGGCGACGACCCACCACCGGTGACGTGTTTGGGGGCTGTGGCTGACCGGTGGGAGTGGGGTTGTCCGGGGTTGGTTGAGAGCAGTAGAGAGGAGAGGAAAGAGTCGTTTTACCGCGTTAAAAATTCTCTCCGCATCATTACAGGCGCTCACAACAGGCAAAGCCGCTCGACGCATCGGCACGTGACCGTCAGAATAAGGACGATCCGCATCATTGCCTCAGCATGGATAACACATTGTGAGTAGTTCTACAACCCTCGCAACATCCACTCGTCACGCGTGGAGCCTCCACAGCCGCCTGTCATTCAAACGTGACAACCCACCCGATGGAGTGGCGTACTTGAACGCGTTGCCCCGCGGGCGTCGGGCTGTGATTCAGCCGCTTCTGAGCCAAACTATCCGGGAGCCAAGTTTTGAAATTCCATCTGGTACAAGCGCAGTTGAGGGGAATTTCAGTTCATGTGGTCCACTGTGACGACATTTACGGACTTTTGGAAACGGAGAGTCAGAACAGGCTGTTTTGTCACCGCCAAGGCTCGTTTCGCATGCTGaataatgggcttttttttctttcttttttttctaaatgtacTTCACGCTTATGGAAATTTCCTTGAAGATTTAGGCCCTAAATTTTAGAGCATTGAACAGCGATGACGTCACACTAAGAACATTAAAGTAAAACGACGTCACAGAAACGCAGCAAATTgcgctgtgtgtgtatgtatatataatgtCCAGCGTGGTAGTTACTTATCGAGCTATATAGCACAATTGCTAAAATCATTTTTAACATGGAGGCAACTGAACTGAGTATTTTTTTGTGGCATTTGAAAAGCTTTACAAAAAGATTACAGGCAATTATGCTGTTAAACTGACATCACAGAACACGATATGTTATTAATGTGCAGTGATGTCATAAAGAGCATAAAATTGGCACAAAGTGTTGCTCAGAAAACTAAAGATTAGATTGTTTCCTTAACATAGTATGCTGCTGTATGCCTTTAACATCTACCTGGGGAGAAAATCAACAAGAAAACATTGGACAAGATGTGTTTTTATTATGCCTCACTGCGACGTTCAACAAAGAAACCATTGTGTTAATGTACTTTGATGTCCGTGTCATGGAATTAAGATTCTTCAGTAAAAACAGTGCAGGATATGAGTCTTGCCAGTTCCTGTTTCATTTTATATCAGCAGCCAGTTCCTGTTTCGTTTTATATCAGCAGCAAAATCGCCAACGATAAGACTATCAAGACAGTGCAGGATATGGCGCTTGCTATTTTCTGTTTCGTTTTATATTAGCAGCCAAATGCCCACCAATAAGcctatttaaaaatacattttttgttcTCCACAGCGATGACGAGTTTCAAACAGCGGCCAACTGGCTGATGTCCAAAACATCTTCCCGGCCCACCGTGGGCATCGTGTGCGGTTCGGGTTTGGGCGGTCTGGCTGAAATACTCAAAGAGCGTCAAATCTTCAAGTATGCCGACATTCCCAACTTCCCACAAAGCACAGGTAAGGCAGGCGTTTTTTAACACGTGTGCAaacatgtgtgtgcatgctcaTTAACAGCATGCGTTGTGTTACGTTTTAGTGCACGGCCACGCCGGTCAGCTGGTTTTTGGAACACTCAAGGGAAAGGCCTGCGTTTGCATGCAGGGCAGGTTCCACCTGTACGAGGGATACCCCGTCCAAAAGGTCAGGAGGAGAGGCGAGGTCCACAGCTTTGCGGCgttaagaaaaaacaaattcaaagaaTTGTGGGCGGGGGAGTGTTTTTACCCTGAAAAGAAGTGTTGAGAAAAGAAGTCTTTTCTCTGAGTTATTTAATttaaccatttttttattttttttttatttttttatttaaccacTTCTTTTAGACGTATCTCCCAATTCTtcaatttcttttcaaatttaatTATGTCTTAAGACCTCAGATTGGAATCATATTAAGGACATACTTGAATGATATTGTGATTgacatttggggggaaaaagtcGTATCAGAATGTGCCATGGCAGCAAGGGCAAGCGGGtcaccctcctcctccctccccgcAGGTGGCGCTGCCCATGCGCGTCTTCAAGCTGATGGGTGTGGAGACAGTGATCCTGACCAACGCGGCTGGCGGCCTCAACCGGGACTACAAGGTGGGCGATGTCATGATCATCAAAGACCACATCAACATCCCGGGATTCGCCGGAGTCAACCCCCTGGTGGGACCCAACCACGACAGGTGACGGACGGGCGGCACACCCGCTTCAAGTCCAACTTGACCATGTTTGACGTTTTCCGTCCAAATAAATGCCATTTTCCCCCTTGACAGAAAGACATTGCCTGACTGTTCTGTAGAACCTTGTTGCGAGGTGTACTATGTCCTCCGCTGCGACAGTCAAGTCTCAGATGACATTTTGTGGCCAACACCGGTGTATCGAGTTTAGTGTCATGAAAGAGCTAACAAACAGGAGGAGCCAGTTGACCTAGCTAGCGCGCTGCTGTGGGCTTTGTGTGCACACGCCGAATCAGCTGACTTTTTGACATAATCATACTGTTTGGTCAACTTTCAGGTTCGGAGTGCGCTTCCCTTGTATGTCAGACGCATACGACCGTGACCTGTGCAAGCTGGCACGCGAGGTGGCGGCTGAGCTGGATTTTTCCCACTTTATGCGCGAGGGGGTCTACTGCGTGGTGGGAGGGCCCTCCTTCGAGACCATCGCCGAGTGCCTCATGTTACACCAGCTCGGGGCCGACGCCGTGGGTCAGCCTGGCTCCGGTCTCGTGTCGATAACTGTGTGAACCCAACTTACCTTTTCTCTCTTGGTGTCGGCGTAGGCATGAGCACGGTGCACGAGGTGATCGCGGCGCGCCACGCCGGCATGCGCTGCCTGGCCATGTCGCTCATCACCAACCGGGCAGTCATGGACTACGAGAGCCAGGCCAAGGCCAACCATGAGGAGGTCCTGGAGACCGCCCGCCAGCAGGCCGCGCAGCTCGAGCGACTGGTCGGCGCGCTGGTCGGCCGCCTGGAGCTGTGCCACAACTAGACCTTGTGAGGCGGGCCGTTGGGAGCGGTGTGCTCTTCCTggtaaatatttaatattaagcaCCAAAATTAGCGTCCCCTGGGATTTTATTCTTACAAACTCCAGTCCCCAAAGCTAATTGATTTTCTTAGGAGTGTGACATCCATCACTCATAAGGAGGCGCATTCCGTTTGATTTCAATGGTATAGAATGGAAAGCACAAGCAACTCAACCCAAAGCAGGTTGCACTTAGCAACATGAAATGTAATAGCAATTTTGCTTATGAGTAGACACTCAAAAACGTCTGAAGAAAGAACATCAGTCAGCCATCGTGGCTCAAAGCCACCACTCATTTCGGCCTCTTTGTAGACAAACTACACATACAATTTTCTTGAAAAATTCCACTCCCAAAGCCAGTTAGTTGCCTTGCCACCACAAAAAGCATTTGCGGCCTCCTACCATACAGGCCCAATACAAACTCCTGCAGTCAGTGTTGATGAAAGCGACTAACCGCTGTTTCACTCAAAAAGCAACTTCTACTTTGAATTGAGCTTGAAACCCTTGTACTACTTATTCCGTAACTGAGTAAAGGGATTTTTGTAAAAGGTGTGACACAATATTTATctcaaaaatgtatttgaattGAGCATGCTTTTCCTGGTTGCTATATGACGTTAATGTTGAGACATGTCAAAAGTGGACCGAAAttgtgaggagaaaaaaaaaagtcttaactGCACACGCACTTGACTTCCCCTTGAACGACTTATGCCATAAATGACTTGCACATTACAAACTGAATTCTcagatgtctttttttcttcccttttttaGCTACAACAATTACAATTTGGCTTTTGAAACAAGTAAGCCGTTCAATGAtaaatgaatgattttttttcaatttagccATTATATGCTTAGTGTTATATATTTTATGcaatttatgtaaaaaaaataacaaaaactagTACAAATACAATAAGAATCAGAcgttaaaatacattttgaagtgTTCCTGAACTTGTTAACCCGAGTTGTGAaaccagggctcgaagcttattttttgcccaagttgccctcgggcaagttggagaaaattttacttgcccgaaacaaaattttacttgcccgaatttttttggagtggatttttacttgcccgacacatttttgcaataaaaaagacaacactataagttttgccttcatatgccttcgtatccgccaaccggaaacaagctctgctggtgcgcaggcgcagaagagccagggacgagtggGGGAGCATGcgtttaattacgaagcgctttgccgttatcaatgtattgcagacttacacgagaaactaaccgctccctagaaaacaaaatgtcagaccagaagcggcagaagttgcgagaaattatgcacaaaatcgtctttttacagcttgaaaacatggtattatggcagggcaagttcgggcaagtgaggaaaaaattctacttgcccgtctgccatcgctacttgccccgggcaatcgggcaatcgttagtttcgagccctggaaaCATTCGCGTGATGTTTGAGAAAATTCCCCCATTGCTCATTCTTGGTCTTATCTCGTATTTTGGCACGATTACATTTTTTCTCAAGCCAAAcacccccttcctccctcctcgTCCAACAAGACAGGAAAAGCTAGGAAATATTTTGCAGGCCACGTCAGTGCCGCCCGTACAAGTTCATGAGAAGTTTTTCCGGTCCTAaaggtcctgcatgttttctgatCCATCTGATTCAAATGATAGTGATCCAGCTTCTGCTAACGATTTTGGTTTTTGTCTAATTTTGGATTGCCTTTGTCAACAATTTCATGTGATCAAGAATCCTGACTTGCATTCCCCTGGGACTTTTCCCAGctgcacgcaggcacgcacgcagAGAAAATATCCAGCCAAACAGGCAGGCCTTGCCAACGAGAGGAAGTCATGGAACTCGAGTATTTTGCAATGAGGCTTAGCGTAAAGCCTAAACGTAGGTGTCACTAAACTGATTGTTCCAACAAGAACTATTTAATGGACAGAGCGAAAAAGTCACACTCGTGTCATGCAGCAGTTCTTATATCAGCGTACAGATGAGTCATTTCCTGTCACATTTCTGCCATGGATTGCAGGATGAAGAAAACACCCAACGTCATGCAGCGTGCAGGGGCTTGCAAATTGAGCCCAATAAGTCATGTGTGAGGGTTGTCAGGCTGCGGGGAGCCCTGCTGGGCTTGGAGGCGGTGGAGCCGGAGGAGACTTGCACCATGTGAGCAGCCTCAAGCTGCCGGTCGAGCTCCTCCTTGCCTAGCTCATTTATCGGTATCCACGGCAACCGTGCGCTGGGTGGAATTGCCGTCCGATTGAGCAAGCAGACCGGCAACACTTCTCTTGCTGTACAAGGTCCGCACCAAGGCAAGCCGCGTCAGCGATATGTGTGAATCACGCAGTGGCGCTTGAGGTGGTGCATGAGGATGAAGGTCTTGCCACACTCGGCACAGTTGTACGGCCGCTCGCCGCTGTGCGTGCGCTGATGCACGCGCAGGCTGCTCTGCTGCGTGAAGCGCTTGCCGCACTGAAGGCAGCCATAcggcttctcgcccgtgtgcgtGCGGTAGTGAATGCTGAGGTGCGACGAGCACTGAAAGCCTTTGCCACACACGGTGCACCAGAAGACCCGCTTGCGCTTGTGGCTTTGCTGGTGCAGCTTCAACTGCTGC encodes:
- the LOC133165169 gene encoding purine nucleoside phosphorylase-like, whose translation is MDNTFDDEFQTAANWLMSKTSSRPTVGIVCGSGLGGLAEILKERQIFKYADIPNFPQSTVHGHAGQLVFGTLKGKACVCMQGRFHLYEGYPVQKVALPMRVFKLMGVETVILTNAAGGLNRDYKVGDVMIIKDHINIPGFAGVNPLVGPNHDRFGVRFPCMSDAYDRDLCKLAREVAAELDFSHFMREGVYCVVGGPSFETIAECLMLHQLGADAVGMSTVHEVIAARHAGMRCLAMSLITNRAVMDYESQAKANHEEVLETARQQAAQLERLVGALVGRLELCHN